A window of the Cannabis sativa cultivar Pink pepper isolate KNU-18-1 chromosome X, ASM2916894v1, whole genome shotgun sequence genome harbors these coding sequences:
- the LOC115713279 gene encoding very-long-chain aldehyde decarbonylase CER1: MASTPGILTEWPWKSLGTFKHVLLVPFAIKSTYNYLTKDSPEERDFSTFMAFPLLLWRMLHNQIWISLSRYINAKGNNRILDRGLEFDQVDREKNWDDQILFNGIWFYVGIFTIDGAQNLPLWRSDGVLITILLHTTFVEFAYYWLHRALHHHYLYNRYHSHHHSSIVTEPITSVIHPFAEHIAYFVLFATPILTTLFTRTASIASIAGYMTYIDFMNNLGHCNFELVPKSLFSIFPPLKYFMYTPSFHSLHHTQFRTNYSLFMPLYDYLYGTMDKSTDSLYETSLKRGEESAQVVYLTHLTTPESIFHLQVGFAHVSSKPYVSPKWYIMMFMWPLTLWSIMITWIYGRPFVVERHRFNRLNVQTWAIPKYKLQYSLQWQNASINSLVEEAILEAEEKGVKVLSLGLLNQSEELNAYGALYVKRHPELKTKVVDGSSLAVAVILNTIPKPTTQVLLRGKITKVASLVALALCHKGIQVATLREDEYTKLKNFLLNVDSKSNLVLTKSTSYQVWLVGDGLSEEEQLKASKGTVFIPFSQFQPKKLRKDCFYHYTPAMLTPKSLENVHSCENWLPRRVMSAWRVAGIVHGLEDWNEHECGVIPTTNNNNNNNNADFSHFHKVWEAALRHGFQPLNNISST, translated from the exons atGGCTTCTACGCCTGGAATCCTCACTGAATGGCCATGGAAGTCCCTTGGCACCTTTAAG CATGTGTTGTTGGTTCCATTTGCAATTAAGAGCACTTACAACTATTTGACAAAAGATAGTCCAGAAGAAAGAGACTTCTCCACATTTATGGCGTTTCCACTTCTCCTTTGGAGAATGCTGCACAACCAAATTTGGATCTCTTTGTCTCGCTACATTAATGCCAAAGGCAACAATCGAATTCTTGATAGAGGTCTTGAGTTTGATCAAGTGGACAGGGAAAAAAAttg GGATGACCAAATATTGTTTAATGGAATTTGGTTCTACGTGGGAATTTTCACAATCGATGGAGCACAAAACTTACCGCTATGGAGAAGTGATGGAGTACTGATAacaattcttcttcatactacTTTTGTGGAGTTTGCATACTATTGGCTTCATAGAGCTCTTCACCACCATTACTTGTACAATCGTTATCATTCTCATCACCACTCTTCCATTGTCACTGAGCCCATTACTT CTGTGATACATCCATTTGCTGAGCACATAGCGTATTTTGTGCTGTTTGCAACTCCCATATTGACAACACTGTTCACAAGAACAGCCTCCATAGCATCAATTGCTGGTTATATGACTTACATTGATTTCATGAACAATTTGGGTCATTGCAATTTTGAGCTCGTTCCTAAATCACTCTTCTCTATATTTCCACCTCTTAAGTACTTCATGTATACTCCTTC GTTCCATTCATTGCACCACACTCAATTTCGAACCAACTATTCATTATTTATGCCACTTTATGACTATCTATATGGAACAATGGACAAGAGTACTGATAGTCTTTATGAAACGTCGTTGAAAAGAGGAGAAGAATCAGCTCAAGTGGTGTACTTAACGCATCTCACAACACCGGAGTCTATTTTCCACTTACAAGTAGGATTTGCCCACGTGTCATCAAAGCCCTACGTGTCACCCAAATGGTACATCATGATGTTTATGTGGCCCCTCACTCTCTGGTCCATCATGATAACTTGGATTTATGGCCGTCCATTTGTTGTGGAAAGGCATCGTTTTAATCGACTCAACGTACAAACTTGGGCTATACCAAAATACAAGCTCCAA taCTCTTTGCAATGGCAAAATGCATCAATCAACAGCTTGGTTGAGGAAGCCATACTTGAAGCTGAAGAGAAAGGAGTTAAAGTTTTGAGTCTTGGTCTCTTAAATCAA AGTGAAGAGCTGAATGCATATGGTGCACTCTATGTGAAAAGGCATCCTGAGTTGAAGACTAAAGTTGTGGATGGCAGTAGCCTTGCAGTGGCTGTAATACTCAACACCATACCTAAACCCACAACCCAAGTCCTGCTTAGAGGCAAAATTACCAAAGTTGCTTCTTTGGTTGCCTTGGCTTTGTGCCACAAGGGTATTCag GTGGCAACATTGCGAGAGGATGAGTATACCAAACTTAAAAACTTTTTACTCAATGTTGACTCTAAGAGTAATTTGGTTCTCACCAAAAGTACTTCTTACCAG gtTTGGTTAGTGGGAGATGGATTAAGTGAAGAAGAACAATTGAAAGCTTCAAAAGGAACCGTATTTATTCCTTTCTCTCAATTCCAACCTAAGAAACTACGCAAAGACTGCTTCTACCACTACACTCCTGCAATGTTAACTCCTAAATCTCTCGAGAATGTCCACTCTTGTGAG AATTGGTTGCCAAGAAGGGTGATGAGTGCATGGCGTGTAGCTGGGATAGTACATGGCTTAGAAGATTGGAATGAGCATGAATGTGGTGTTATTCCtaccactaataataataataataataataatgcagaTTTCTCTCATTTTCACAAAGTTTGGGAAGCAGCCCTTCGACATGGCTTTCAGCCTCTCAACAATATTTCATCTACCTAA